The Actinobacillus equuli genome includes a window with the following:
- a CDS encoding helix-turn-helix domain-containing protein, translated as MSPIGSSWTSFEREVFNELEMEENHFRVKLILEIIETRQALGISQRKLEKLSGVKQSMIARIEKGSSNPSLGTLLKLLVPLGKTLQIVSLDETHSK; from the coding sequence ATGAGCCCCATTGGTTCTAGTTGGACATCATTTGAACGAGAGGTGTTTAATGAGTTGGAAATGGAAGAAAACCATTTCCGCGTTAAATTAATTCTTGAAATCATTGAAACCCGACAAGCACTAGGCATTTCACAGCGTAAATTAGAAAAACTAAGCGGCGTTAAACAATCTATGATTGCTCGCATTGAAAAGGGAAGTTCCAATCCTTCTCTTGGTACGTTACTGAAGTTACTGGTGCCTTTGGGGAAAACATTACAAATTGTCTCTTTAGACGAAACTCATTCTAAATAA
- a CDS encoding elongation factor P hydroxylase — translation MNQDNHKIEDIIRIFDECFAEEYNTRLEKGEDYPIYLPAFLDEDGVKSDRPYNVILFAHGYYSSALHEIAHWLVAGTERRRLEDFGYWYEPDGRSAERQREFESVEVKPQAIEWVLATAAGFRYFASADNLSGNPGDNSAFKQAVFDQVKIYAERGYLPKRAETLRKALAKFYGTEDKIDLANFDLARI, via the coding sequence ATGAACCAAGACAATCATAAAATTGAAGACATTATTCGTATTTTCGATGAATGTTTCGCCGAAGAATACAATACCCGCTTAGAAAAGGGCGAAGACTATCCGATTTACTTACCCGCATTTTTAGATGAAGACGGCGTGAAATCCGATCGTCCATATAACGTGATTTTATTTGCACACGGCTATTACAGCAGTGCATTACATGAGATAGCCCATTGGCTTGTGGCAGGAACCGAACGCCGTAGATTAGAAGATTTCGGTTATTGGTACGAACCGGACGGACGCTCGGCGGAACGTCAGCGTGAATTTGAATCGGTGGAAGTTAAACCGCAAGCGATTGAATGGGTGTTGGCAACTGCTGCGGGCTTCCGCTATTTTGCCAGTGCGGATAATCTTTCCGGCAATCCGGGCGATAATTCTGCGTTTAAACAAGCGGTTTTTGATCAAGTAAAAATTTATGCGGAACGAGGTTATTTACCGAAACGTGCCGAAACGCTACGTAAAGCGTTAGCCAAATTCTACGGCACAGAGGATAAAATTGATTTAGCAAATTTTGATTTGGCGAGAATCTAA
- a CDS encoding type II toxin-antitoxin system RelE/ParE family toxin, which produces MYEIVFYRDRRGREPVKEFLQEFINEQQDENRERLHKISHHLTILHLHGTRAGESYIKHLEDRIWQLRPISDCLLFAGIVRGQFVLLHHFAKSSSRLPKRELERAKSRLADLQERIKDEPHWF; this is translated from the coding sequence ATGTATGAAATAGTCTTTTATCGAGACCGACGTGGGCGAGAACCCGTCAAGGAATTCCTGCAGGAATTTATTAATGAACAACAAGACGAAAATCGAGAGCGTTTGCACAAAATTAGTCATCATTTGACAATTTTACATTTGCACGGCACTCGAGCAGGCGAAAGCTATATTAAGCATTTAGAAGATCGTATTTGGCAGTTACGTCCAATTAGCGATTGTTTGCTCTTCGCCGGTATTGTGCGAGGTCAGTTTGTATTGTTGCATCATTTTGCCAAAAGCAGTAGTCGGCTTCCTAAGCGTGAGCTTGAGCGAGCAAAAAGTCGTTTGGCAGATCTACAGGAGAGGATAAAAGATGAGCCCCATTGGTTCTAG
- a CDS encoding penicillin-binding protein activator, giving the protein MATILKQKLKTVFVPTAMALFLSACTGTSFFENPLTKTVKNEAYATSEFYINKAEQATDKEDKITYRLLAIRKLIDENKAFEAQNMFDELNASLAEIQKNEIQKVEYNLVAAQLSALQANNAQAAAQLKLVPMALLSKSQLLRYHQTQARIAENKKDVIEAVRARSLMSAQFSENRLRQENNDQIWALLRNANKGVLSVASAGPGETEFAGWLALIAVYNQNVSTPAQMPQGINNWKQLYPNHSAVSFMPAELQNVSNFQQTQLNGVALLLPLSGDAKILGDIIKKGFNDAKGSDSIAVQTYDTDSGSVESILAQAKQQGAQTIIGPLLKSRVDEMLISPEIKGVNVLALNSTPNVKAIPGVCYYGLSPEAEARAGADRLYRDGYSRAIVAAPQDDFGQRSADAFAQRWRQLTNTDADVRYYNIPQDSVVAIQNSGGTQGAALYALGTAEQLLELKQGVDNSVLAGQLAIYTSSRSNSPNNGIEFRTSMEGVKFSEIPLLSDTDSDEYKKADSLAASDFSMMRLYAMGSDAWALANKFNEFRQIPGYSVSGLTGNLTAGPNCNIEREMTWLQYRNGAVQSAN; this is encoded by the coding sequence ATGGCGACTATTTTAAAACAGAAACTAAAAACTGTCTTTGTCCCAACGGCAATGGCACTTTTTCTTTCTGCTTGTACCGGTACAAGTTTTTTTGAAAACCCGTTAACAAAAACGGTAAAAAATGAAGCGTACGCAACTTCTGAGTTTTATATCAATAAAGCGGAGCAAGCGACGGATAAAGAAGATAAAATCACTTATCGCTTACTCGCAATTCGTAAATTGATTGATGAAAATAAAGCGTTCGAAGCACAAAATATGTTTGATGAATTAAATGCTTCGCTTGCTGAAATTCAAAAAAATGAAATTCAAAAAGTCGAATATAACTTAGTTGCGGCGCAGCTTTCCGCTTTACAAGCCAACAACGCCCAGGCGGCAGCACAACTTAAACTTGTGCCAATGGCATTGTTAAGCAAGTCACAATTATTACGTTATCACCAAACTCAAGCGCGTATTGCCGAAAATAAAAAAGATGTTATCGAAGCGGTACGTGCCCGTTCTTTGATGAGCGCACAATTCTCTGAAAATCGTTTACGCCAAGAAAATAATGACCAAATTTGGGCATTATTACGTAATGCCAATAAAGGTGTGCTTTCAGTCGCAAGCGCAGGCCCGGGTGAAACGGAATTTGCAGGTTGGCTAGCACTTATTGCGGTATATAACCAAAATGTTTCAACACCGGCACAAATGCCACAAGGTATCAATAACTGGAAGCAACTGTATCCTAATCACAGTGCGGTTTCTTTTATGCCGGCTGAACTACAAAATGTATCAAACTTCCAACAAACTCAATTAAATGGTGTGGCGTTACTTTTACCATTAAGCGGTGATGCTAAAATTTTGGGTGATATCATTAAAAAAGGGTTTAATGACGCCAAAGGAAGCGACTCAATTGCAGTGCAAACCTACGATACTGACAGCGGCTCTGTTGAAAGCATTTTAGCGCAAGCAAAACAACAAGGCGCACAAACGATTATCGGGCCGTTACTTAAATCTCGTGTTGATGAAATGCTCATTAGCCCTGAAATTAAAGGTGTTAACGTGTTAGCGCTAAACTCAACCCCAAATGTTAAAGCGATTCCGGGCGTATGTTACTACGGTTTATCACCGGAAGCTGAGGCAAGAGCCGGAGCGGATCGTTTATATCGTGACGGTTACTCTCGTGCGATTGTTGCGGCACCACAAGACGATTTCGGACAACGTTCTGCGGATGCGTTCGCTCAACGCTGGAGACAATTAACCAATACGGATGCAGATGTTCGTTATTACAACATCCCGCAAGATTCTGTTGTAGCTATTCAAAACTCAGGCGGTACTCAAGGCGCGGCATTATACGCATTAGGGACGGCTGAACAATTACTTGAATTAAAACAAGGCGTTGATAACTCTGTACTCGCCGGACAGCTTGCAATTTATACTTCTTCGCGTAGTAACTCACCAAATAACGGTATTGAGTTCCGTACTTCAATGGAAGGCGTAAAATTCAGCGAAATTCCATTATTATCTGACACCGATTCGGATGAGTACAAAAAAGCAGATAGCCTAGCGGCAAGCGATTTCTCCATGATGCGCTTATATGCAATGGGTTCCGATGCTTGGGCGCTTGCAAATAAATTTAATGAGTTCCGCCAAATTCCGGGTTATAGCGTATCCGGTTTAACCGGAAACTTAACTGCAGGCCCGAACTGTAATATCGAACGTGAAATGACTTGGTTGCAATATCGTAATGGTGCTGTTCAAAGCGCTAACTAA
- a CDS encoding D-sedoheptulose-7-phosphate isomerase: MLEKIQDRFTESIQIQIAAAELLPKTLSEAANRIVACLLRGNKIIVCGHGRSYANAQLLVSHLLHKYDLARPSFAAQLLQFDGVLAGVIAQDNDLAQIYRKQLQAIAKEGDLFISFSPLGDEEAVLNALHSAKNEGLEVLAFTSSRNDHTQGLLDDHDLEISMPSSNELRIIEGHQFCVNLLCELVDQLLFS; this comes from the coding sequence ATGCTAGAAAAAATTCAAGATCGTTTTACCGAAAGCATCCAGATCCAAATTGCAGCGGCGGAATTACTGCCTAAAACGCTTAGCGAGGCCGCTAATCGCATTGTTGCCTGTTTATTGAGAGGTAATAAAATTATCGTATGCGGACATGGGCGTTCGTACGCGAACGCACAGCTTTTAGTCAGCCACTTATTGCATAAATACGATCTTGCTCGACCAAGCTTTGCAGCTCAATTATTGCAATTTGACGGTGTATTGGCTGGCGTGATTGCACAAGATAATGACCTTGCGCAAATCTACCGTAAACAGTTACAAGCAATTGCAAAAGAGGGAGACTTATTTATTAGTTTTTCGCCTCTAGGTGACGAAGAAGCGGTCTTAAATGCGCTACATTCTGCAAAAAATGAAGGTTTAGAAGTTTTAGCATTTACCAGTAGTCGTAATGACCATACGCAAGGTTTGCTTGATGATCACGACCTTGAAATTTCAATGCCTTCCAGTAATGAATTACGAATTATCGAAGGCCACCAATTCTGTGTAAACTTACTCTGTGAATTAGTTGACCAGTTACTCTTTTCTTAA
- a CDS encoding YraN family protein, which produces MVLFKALTKRSQGACFEDKARAFLEGQGLKFIAANQTFKCGELDLIMQQGETLVFVEVRQRKSKRFGSAVESIDYRKQQKWLDAANMWLFTQRKQSLDTANCRFDVVAFEGNDPPLWIPNFLG; this is translated from the coding sequence ATGGTGCTGTTCAAAGCGCTAACTAAGCGTTCCCAAGGAGCTTGTTTTGAAGATAAAGCCCGCGCCTTTTTAGAAGGGCAAGGGCTTAAATTCATTGCGGCTAATCAGACTTTTAAATGCGGTGAACTTGATCTTATTATGCAACAAGGTGAAACCTTGGTTTTTGTAGAAGTTCGCCAACGCAAAAGTAAGCGCTTCGGCTCTGCAGTCGAAAGTATTGATTATCGAAAACAACAAAAATGGTTGGATGCCGCAAATATGTGGCTGTTTACGCAACGTAAACAGAGCTTAGACACTGCGAATTGTCGTTTTGATGTTGTTGCCTTTGAAGGAAATGATCCGCCTCTTTGGATCCCCAATTTTTTAGGATAG
- the rsmI gene encoding 16S rRNA (cytidine(1402)-2'-O)-methyltransferase: protein MKNEQNGTLYIVATPIGNLGDITQRALDTFAQVDLIAAEDTRHSGLLLSHYGIKKPFFALHDHNEQQKAAVLVEKLQQGLNIALISDAGTPLISDPGFHLVRHCRQAGVKVVPLPGACAAITALCASGIASDRFCFEGFLPAKTKSRCDKLAEVADEPRTLIFYESTHRILDTLEDMQKMLGKDRYVVMAREITKTWETIYGDTLTNLIAWLNEDSNRIKGEIVLVVEGKPEQADEEFSTQAVKLLGLLCQELPLKKAAAIVAETFGYKKNALYQYGLEHLSDN, encoded by the coding sequence ATGAAAAACGAACAAAACGGTACTTTGTATATTGTCGCAACGCCAATCGGTAACCTTGGAGATATAACTCAACGAGCATTAGACACTTTTGCCCAAGTCGATTTAATTGCTGCGGAAGATACCCGTCATAGCGGTTTATTACTTAGCCATTACGGTATCAAAAAACCGTTTTTTGCCTTACATGATCATAATGAACAACAAAAAGCTGCCGTATTAGTCGAAAAATTACAACAAGGGCTGAATATTGCCCTGATTTCCGATGCCGGCACGCCATTAATTAGTGACCCGGGCTTTCACTTGGTGCGCCATTGCCGCCAAGCCGGGGTTAAAGTCGTGCCGTTACCCGGCGCTTGTGCAGCGATTACCGCACTTTGCGCATCCGGTATTGCTTCAGACCGCTTTTGTTTTGAAGGGTTCTTACCGGCTAAGACAAAATCACGCTGCGATAAATTAGCGGAAGTGGCTGATGAACCACGTACACTGATTTTTTACGAATCTACCCACCGTATTTTAGATACGCTTGAAGATATGCAAAAAATGCTAGGCAAGGATCGTTATGTGGTGATGGCTCGTGAAATTACCAAAACGTGGGAAACCATTTATGGCGATACGTTAACCAATTTAATTGCGTGGTTAAATGAAGATAGCAACCGCATTAAAGGTGAGATTGTGTTAGTCGTGGAAGGAAAACCGGAACAGGCAGATGAAGAATTTTCCACCCAAGCGGTTAAATTACTCGGTTTACTTTGCCAAGAATTACCGCTGAAAAAAGCGGCGGCAATTGTGGCGGAGACTTTCGGCTATAAAAAGAATGCACTTTACCAATACGGATTAGAACATCTTTCCGATAACTAA
- a CDS encoding protein-disulfide reductase DsbD → MLKRFILLFVSLALTLPVQAGLFGNNQPKYLSGAEAFAFSATPKSNNQIELNWQIADGYYLYKKEIQVAPQNAEIQPLAFPAAESYHDEFFGNVEIFRDQLTLPVTFSAAQANGSLSVRYQGCTKGFCYPPETVTIALGEQQAVDSAQNFAKNSENSTASQPLANAPKAEQDQLAENLANNRLSIFWFFVLGIGLAFTPCVLPMLPLLSAIVIGNKQRPNTFKALLLSFAYVQGMALTYTLLGLVVAAIGLPFQVALQSPPVLISLAILFTILAASMFGLFEIRLPNSWQQKLNAMSQKQQGGAFGSVFVMGMIAGLVASPCTSAPLSGALLYVAQSGDLLTGGLALYLLALGMGIPLILITLFGNRILPKSGDWLLKVKTAFGFVMLALPVFLLSRILPSHYESFMWSALAMVFVGWLISVIPTQGLIKQAVRIALFFTFALASYPWANLVWNQGNAHSVQVSNHLAFERVQSLAELQAKLTASQGKKVMLDLYADWCVACKEFDKYTFTDQAVQQKLAEMVVLQVDMTNNSTQNDELMKHFNVLGLPTILFFDENGNELTQSRVTGFLEANQFLSWLNQL, encoded by the coding sequence ATGTTGAAACGTTTCATTCTCTTATTTGTTAGCTTGGCGCTAACACTTCCAGTACAAGCCGGCTTGTTTGGCAATAATCAGCCAAAATATTTAAGCGGCGCAGAGGCTTTTGCTTTCTCGGCGACACCGAAATCTAATAATCAAATTGAGCTGAATTGGCAAATTGCGGACGGCTATTATCTATATAAAAAAGAAATACAGGTCGCGCCGCAAAACGCCGAAATCCAACCGTTAGCTTTCCCTGCTGCGGAAAGTTATCATGATGAATTTTTTGGTAATGTGGAAATTTTCCGTGATCAGCTTACGCTGCCGGTAACATTCTCTGCAGCACAAGCGAACGGCAGTCTTTCGGTTCGTTATCAAGGTTGTACCAAAGGTTTCTGCTATCCGCCTGAAACAGTCACCATTGCATTAGGCGAACAACAAGCGGTCGATTCCGCACAAAATTTTGCAAAAAATAGTGAAAATTCAACCGCTTCTCAGCCGTTAGCGAATGCACCGAAAGCAGAACAGGATCAGCTTGCCGAGAACTTGGCGAATAATCGCTTATCGATTTTTTGGTTCTTTGTGCTGGGCATCGGTTTAGCCTTTACCCCATGCGTATTACCGATGTTGCCGTTACTGTCTGCGATTGTAATTGGTAATAAGCAACGCCCTAATACGTTCAAAGCGTTATTACTCAGCTTTGCTTATGTACAAGGTATGGCGCTTACTTATACGCTATTAGGCTTAGTGGTGGCGGCGATCGGCTTACCGTTCCAAGTAGCGTTACAAAGCCCGCCGGTGCTGATTTCACTTGCGATTTTATTCACCATTTTAGCCGCTTCGATGTTCGGCTTATTTGAAATCCGTTTGCCGAATTCATGGCAACAAAAACTGAATGCAATGAGCCAAAAACAGCAAGGTGGTGCATTTGGTAGCGTTTTTGTAATGGGAATGATTGCTGGCTTAGTGGCTTCGCCTTGTACTTCCGCGCCGTTATCCGGCGCATTACTGTATGTTGCTCAAAGTGGGGACTTGCTCACCGGCGGATTAGCACTCTATTTATTAGCATTAGGAATGGGGATTCCGTTAATTCTGATTACCTTATTCGGCAACCGTATTTTACCGAAATCGGGCGATTGGTTATTAAAAGTAAAAACCGCATTCGGTTTTGTGATGTTAGCATTACCGGTCTTTTTACTTAGCCGTATTTTACCGAGCCATTACGAGTCGTTTATGTGGTCGGCACTGGCGATGGTATTTGTCGGTTGGTTGATTAGCGTGATTCCTACACAAGGCTTAATCAAACAAGCGGTCAGAATTGCATTGTTTTTTACATTTGCGCTTGCTTCTTACCCTTGGGCGAACTTAGTCTGGAATCAAGGTAACGCTCATTCGGTGCAAGTAAGCAATCACTTAGCGTTTGAACGCGTGCAATCACTTGCAGAATTACAAGCAAAATTGACCGCTTCACAAGGCAAAAAAGTGATGTTGGATCTATATGCCGATTGGTGTGTGGCGTGTAAGGAGTTTGATAAATACACCTTTACCGATCAAGCCGTACAGCAAAAATTGGCGGAAATGGTGGTGCTGCAAGTGGATATGACCAATAACTCGACACAAAACGATGAGTTAATGAAACACTTTAATGTATTAGGGTTACCGACCATTTTATTCTTTGATGAGAACGGTAATGAGCTGACGCAATCAAGAGTTACCGGCTTCTTAGAAGCAAATCAATTTTTAAGTTGGCTAAATCAGTTATAA